One region of Bombus affinis isolate iyBomAffi1 chromosome 3, iyBomAffi1.2, whole genome shotgun sequence genomic DNA includes:
- the LOC126914377 gene encoding microtubule-actin cross-linking factor 1, isoforms 1/2/3/4 isoform X29, whose translation MSTQAYYKERLGFDPADTVAEHHREQRSQHGYEESLSKFKDERDAIQKKTFTKWVNKHLKKASRHVGDLFEDLRDGHNLISLLEVLSGEHLPRERGRMRFHMLQNVQMALDFLRYKKIKLVNIRAEDIVDGNPKLTLGLIWTIILHFQISDIVVGQESNVTAREALLRWARRSTARYPGVRVTDFTGSWRDGLAFSALIHRNRPDLVDWKGARASQPRERLDRVFYVAEREYGVTRLLDPEDVDTPEPDEKSLITYISSLYDVFPEPPTIHPLYDAEDQRRSEEYRELASSLHMWIREKMCLMQERVFPPTLIEMKNLAAGSTKFKNEEVPPRYRDKQRLSYIFRDLQKYFEAVGEVDIEPHLRIEVIEENWNRLMMLHQEREQAIIDEIKRLERLQRLAEKVHREMKATDNRLEELERRVEDEARRLDRLHPLEAKHAVDLLEQDIRNTEVQIQNIFPDVHTLTEGRYSQAAELRKRVQKLHQRWVALRSLLHKRLVQPLSAVSFPVEERVVTKHRTTVHETRLVDTNPHFRALHDCIDWCKAKIKQLQDADYGSDLPSVQNELEVHQREHKNIEQFHPKVERCVQAKSHFHAEELTLYSQHLTVLQKLHTELLAASNKRLSDLDTLHDFIQSATNELVWLSSKEETEVTRDWSDKNLNVQSIEQYYESLMSDLEKREIQFSAVQDRGEALVLQHHPAAKTIEAYMSAMQSQWTWLLQLTLCLEVHLKHAAQSQQFFRDVQQAEQWISKRDESLNTIYSQSEFSLDEGERLLKGMQELREELNSYGDHVQKLVDQAKDVVPMKQRRQPVARPMQVTCVCSYKQVNMSIEKGEQCTLYDNSGRIKWRVKNQEGVESPVPGVCFALQPPDKDALDAAERLRRQYDRSVGLWQRKQLRLRQNMIFATIKVVKGWDLPQFLAMGQDQRTAIRKALNEDADKLLSEGDPADPQLRRLKRETAEVNKLFDELEKRARAEEESKNAGRIFNEQISAIQEALDEAERVLNTRIAAPLPRDIDSLEHLVLQHKDFEQTLKRQTSDLDKVQQTFRGITLKTPAMRNKLDAVTTKWTNIWNSSNLYIERLKCVEIVLSSLEENTTSVSELEVKLASFDELPPDLKGLQNVLEDLMVLQNAISQQQTAMDKLNEDTQNARHVVEKSRPSHRGSHSDMDRLDDEVNKLNSRWTNLCAQLVERVRSAEAAYGLAQQLEHAYRNEVDFIDESYEKLEVENAKNLLNKVVERAPAIEAVNVTGSRLIREGKIYGQRLRAFTEQLEDICPSLDASVKKPRREFVSTVDDVARDLDTLNKRYTTLVELLQERVTQLAAQQTEETSQQFQEALEGLQKWLTDTEEMVSNQKSPSSDYNVVKAQLQEQKFLKKMLMDQQNSMSSSYNMGQEVAAEAEPKEQKKIEKQLKDLMARFDNLTESAAKRMEALEQAMGVAKQFQDKLIPLQTWLDKTEKRVRDMELVPTDEEKIQQRVTEHDGLHEDILSKKPEFSELTEVASQLMSLVGEDEAAALADKLQDAADRYAALVERSESLGNLLQRSRQGLRHLVLSYQELQAWMEGMEIRLSKYRVLAVHTEKLLQQMEDLADLTEEVSTRQTEVDSTTDTGLELMKHISSDEALQLKDKLDSLQRRFNDLVSRGSDLLKHAQESLPLVQQFHDNHNRLMDWMQAAESALQSAEPREDEIIRLEMEISEYRPVLDKINAVGPQLSQLSPGEGAATIEALVIRDNRRFAAIAEQIQRKAERLQLSKQRSLEVIGDIDDLLEWFHEVDNQLREAEPPSSEPEIIRVQLKEHKALNDDISSQKGRVRDVISTAKKVIRENGQYEDKSTIRENMEDLRETMEIVSGLSMDRLGALEQALPLAEHLRDTHIDLVSWLEEAEQQVAMLPMPALRPDLIAAQQDKNEFLVQSINEHKPLVEKLNKTGEALLKLCNEEEGMKIQDILEADTTRYAALRAELRGRQQTLEQALQESSQFSDKLEGMLRALSSTADQVNGAEPISAHPGRLRDQMEENSALVDELAQRSEAYAAVRRAADDVISKAGNRADPAVKDIKRKLDKLNKLWSDVQKSTTDRGQTLDEALAIAEKFWSELNGVMSTLRELQDALAGQAPPAAQPAAIQQQQVALQEIRHEIDQTKPDVEQVRASGHELMGLCGEPDKPDVRKHIEDLDQAWDNVTALYARREENLIDAMEKAMEFHETLQNLLEFLQEAEDKFSSMGLLGSDIDEVKKQIKQLANFKAEVDPHMVKVEALNRSLIRQAAELTERTSSEQAAAIKEPLGAVNRRWDGLLRGLVERQRLLENALLRLGQFQHALDELLVWIEKTDDTLDNLKAVAGDPQVIEVELAKLKVLVNDIQAHQTSVDTLNDAGRQLIEDGKGTAEASTTAEKLGTLNRRWRDLLQRAADRQRELEDALREAQTFTAEIQDLLSWLGDVDNTIVASKPVGGLPETASEQLERFMEVYNELEQNRLKVESVLQQGQAYLKRADSTSAGGLNHNLRTLKQRWDNVTARASDKKIKLEIALKEATEFHDALQSFVDWLTNAEKILTNLKPVSRVMETILGQIEEHKAFQKDVGVHRETMLNLDKKGTHLKYFSQKQDVILIKNLLISVQHRWERVVSKSAERTRALDHGYKEAREFHDAWSNIMNWLDETEKTLDEVASDGALGGNDPEKIKARLNKHRELQKALSAKQGTYDATMKNGKSLKDKAPKSDEFALKELLNELKNKWTTVCGKCVDRQRKLEEALLFSGQFKDAIQALLEWLSKSEKQLADTGPLYGDLDTVMNLVEQHKTFEKDLESRVSQMESVIKTGRELLAKATPDDASAIGSQLAEINNLWDTVTKLSSDKTERLQEALREAERLHKAVHVLLEWLSDAEMKLRFAGQLPEDEQESRNQLMEHEKFLRELSTKEIEKDQTLELAHVILAKAHPDGALVIKHWITIIQSRWEEVSTWAQQRNQRLENHMRGLQDLDNLLEELLSWLEGLENTLNALEAEPLPDDKATLEMLIVDHREFMENTSRRQNEVDRVCKARQIKSAKDTMKITKAKSPAPTRASPGRERTPDLLPHIGPRFPPKGSKGAEPEFRSPRVKLLWDRWRHVWMLAWERQRRLQDKYNYIQELDRVANFSWEDWRKRFLKFMNHKKSRLTDLFRKMDKNNDGLIPREDFIQGIMNTKFETSRLEMGAVADLFDRHGEGLIDWKEFIAALRPDWEERRTYNDTDKIHDEVKRLVMLCTCRQKFRVFQVGEGKYRFGDSQKLRLVRILRSTVMVRVGGGWVALDEFLLKNDPCRVFLMPIPDPNKPEQHEGWCPLAKGRTNIELREQFILADGVSQTMTAFRSKPSPTSTLQRTPISSANAGPITKVRERSARSVPMGQSRASRSSLSAGTPDSLSDNESSFKLGSARKTSTPYRSSMTPGGSRPSSRPTSRPTSRPTSRPGSRPASRQGSKPPSRYGSTQSLDSTDDSTNVSRIPRRTAVSTTGNTPTSSRHNSVSGKRLSVNGSSSRPRTPTGLVSPASGVPARFGTIHRASSIPTLTGVGTPISRSRIPVYVGTDIKSPQSTTSNISTHSTQSNYSTVSTDSTGSSSMCTNSATNTSSAVKRARTRTPSSGSSTPLPPSLKLSRKPSGASDTSVSTTPATKRKGKPTPIDQRAPFRL comes from the exons ATGTCCACTCAAGCTTATTACAAGGAGAGGCTCGGTTTCGATCCGGCCGATACCGTGGCGGAACATCATCGTGAGCAGAGATCGCAGCACGGATACGAGGAGTCTCTTTCCAAGTTCAAAG ACGAACGAGACGCGATCCAAAAGAAAACATTTACCAAATGGGTGAACAAGCATCTGAAAAAG GCCAGCAGACATGTCGGAGATCTGTTCGAAGACCTGCGGGACGGGCACAACCTCATTTCCTTGCTGGAGGTACTCTCGGGCGAGCATCTT CCGCGAGAGAGAGGTCGGATGCGTTTCCACATGCTGCAGAACGTACAAATGGCTCTTGACTTTTTGCGCTATAAGAAGATCAAGCTCGTTAATATTCGTGCTGAAGACATTGTCGATGGAAACCCAAAGTTGACTCTAGGTTTGATATGGACCATCATACTTCACTTCCAG aTATCCGATATCGTAGTGGGTCAGGAATCGAACGTGACTGCCCGCGAAGCTCTTCTGAGATGGGCCAGACGATCGACGGCGCGTTATCCTGGAGTGCGCGTCACGGACTTTACCGGATCGTGGAGGGACGGGCTAGCTTTCAGCGCATTAATCCATCGAAACAGACCAGATCTGGTCGATTGGAAAGGTGCTCGTGCTAGTCAACCACGAGAGCGGCTCGATCGGGTCTTCTACGTCGCGGAGCGCGAGTATGGCGTTACGAGGCTTCTCGATCCCGAAG ACGTGGACACTCCTGAACCGGATGAGAAGTCCTTGATAACGTACATCTCTTCGCTCTACGACGTGTTCCCGGAGCCGCCAACGATTCACCCGTTGTACGATGCCGAGGACCAGAGGCGCTCGGAGGAATATAGAGAGCTAGCTAGTTCCCTCCACATGTGGATCCGCGAAAAAATGTGCCTGATGCAGGAACGTGTCTTCCCGCCGACCTTgatagaaatgaaaaatttggcGGCCGGCAGTACGAAATTCAAGAATGAGGAAGTACCGCCCAGATACAGAGACAAACAACGACTTTCTTACATCTTCAGGGATTTGCAAAAGTACTTCGAAGCGGTCGGTGAGGTGGACATCGAACCTCACTTACGTATCGAGGTTATTGAAGAAAATTGGAATAGATTGATGATGCTGCATCAGGAAAGAGAACAGGCGATAATCGACGAAATTAAACG ACTCGAACGACTGCAACGATTAGCAGAGAAAGTGCACAGAGAGATGAAGGCGACCGACAATCGATTGGAGGAACTCGAGAGACGAGTGGAGGACGAAGCCAGGCGTCTCGATCGACTTCATCCTCTGGAAGCGAAACATGCGGTGGATCTTTTGGAACAGGATATTCGTAACACCGAGGTCCAGAtccaaaatatttttccagACGTGCATACACTTACCGAGGGGCGATACAGTCAGGCGGCCGAACTTCGCAAAAG AGTTCAGAAGCTACATCAACGGTGGGTCGCCCTGCGATCTCTTCTTCATAAACGTTTGGTACAGCCGCTGTCGGCCGTATCTTTCCCGGTAGAAGAACGCGTCGTTACGAAACACCGTACTACCGTCCATGAAACCCGATTGGTCGACACCAATCCACATTTCCGTGCGTTACACGACTGCATCGACTGGTGTAAGGCGAAGATCAAACAGCTCCAGGATGCAGACTATGGCTCCGATTTACCTAGCGTGCAGAACGAACTGGAGGTTCACCAAAGAGAACACAAGAATATCGAGCAGTTCCATCCTAAAGTGGAGAGATGTGTGCAGGCTAAGAGCCACTTTCACGCCGAGGAATTGACATTGTACAGCCAACATCTGACTGTTCTTCAAAAACTTCACACTGAATTATTGGCGGCCTCGAATAAGAGACTTTCCGATTTGGACACTCTACATGACTTTATACAATCGGCGACTAATGAACTGGTTTGGCTGAGTTCTAAGGAGGAGACGGAGGTGACACGCGATTGGAGTGACAAGAATTTGAACGTGCAAAGTATCGAGCAGTATTACGAG TCCCTTATGAGCGACCTAGAGAAGCGGGAGATTCAATTCTCCGCGGTGCAAGATCGAGGCGAAGCTCTGGTCCTTCAACATCATCCCGCCGCGAAAACAATCGAAGCTTACATGTCCGCCATGCAGAGTCAATGGACCTGGCTTCTTCAATTAACTCTTTGTCTAGAAGTTCATCTGAAACACGCAGCACAGAGTCAACAATTTTTCCGGGATGTTCAACAGGCTGAACAGTGGATCTCGAAGAGAGATGAGTCGCTCAACACCATTTATTCCCAATCAGAATTCTCCTTGGACGAGGGTGAACGTTTATTGAAGGGTATGCAAGAACTGCGCGAAGAATTGAATAGTTACGGCGATCATGTGCAGAAACTGGTTGATCAAGCGAAGGACGTGGTTCCTATGAAGCAACGTCGACAGCCTGTGGCACGGCCTATGCAAGTTACGTGCGTCTGCAGTTACAAACAAGTCAAC ATGTCGATTGAGAAGGGCGAACAGTGTACGTTATACGACAACTCTGGTAGGATAAAATGGCGCGTAAAGAATCAAGAAGGCGTCGAGTCCCCTGTTCCAGGCGTCTGCTTTGCTCTTCAGCCACCTGATAAGGATGCTCTCGATGCTGCGGAAAGATTGCGACGACAATATGATCGAAGCGTTGGATTATGGCAACGGAAACAGCTTCGATTACGACAAAACATGATTTTCGCGACCATCAAAGTGGTCAAAGGCTGGGATCTACCGCAGTTCTTGGCTATGGGTCAGGATCAGAGAACTGCTATCAGAAAAGCCTTGAACGAGGATGCTGATAAACTGCTGTCCGAGGGCGATCCTGCTGATCCACAATTGAGGCGACTGAAGCGAGAAACGGCCGAAGTGAACAAATTGTTCGATGAACTGGAGAAACGTGCCAGAGCGGAGGAAGAGTCAAAGAACGCGGGACGTATTTTCAATGAACAGATATCTGCCATTCAAGAAGCATTAGACGAAGCAGAGAGAGTTCTGAATACTCGCATAGCTGCGCCATTACCAAGAGACATTGACAGCTTAGAACATCTGGTTCTGCAACACAAAGATTTCGAGCAAACTCTCAAACGTCAAACATCAGATCTAGATAAAGTTCAGCAAACTTTCCGTGGTATTACTTTGAAGACTCCAGCCATGAGAAACAAGCTCGACGCTGTTACCACCAAATGGACAAATATTTGGAACTCGAGCAATCTGTACATCGAGCGGCTAAAGTGTGTTGAGATCGTGCTTTCTAGTCTTGAGGAGAACACAACCTCGGTATCCGAATTGGAAGTGAAATTGGCATCGTTCGACGAGCTGCCACCGGACCTGAAGGGATTACAGAATGTACTAGAAGATCTGATGGTGCTTCAAAATGCCATCTCTCAACAGCAAACTGCAATGGATAAACTGAACGAAGATACGCAGAACGCAAGACATGTTGTTGAAAAGTCGAGGCCAAGTCATCGTGGCTCTCATTCTGATATGGATCGCTTAGACGATGAAGTGAACAAACTAAACTCCAGATGGACCAATCTCTGTGCTCAGTTGGTCGAAAGAGTTCGCAGCGCGGAAGCAGCTTATGGCCTAGCTCAACAGTTAGAACATGCCTACCGTAACGAGGTTGACTTTATTGACGAATCGTACGAAAAACTCGAGGTGGAGAATGCGAAG AATCTATTGAACAAGGTGGTAGAACGAGCGCCGGCGATCGAAGCAGTAAATGTGACGGGCAGTCGATTGATTCGTGAAGGAAAG ATCTACGGACAAAGGCTTCGAGCGTTCACGGAACAGCTGGAAGATATCTGCCCGTCTTTGGATGCTTCGGTGAAAAAACCGCGACGAGAGTTCGTCTCAACGGTTGATGACGTCGCTCGTGATCTAGATACTCTGAACAAGAGGTACACCACGCTGGTGGAACTTCTTCAGGAACGGGTTACACAGCTGGCAGCGCAACAAACCGAGGAGACATCTCAACAG TTCCAGGAGGCTCTGGAGGGTCTCCAGAAATGGCTAACGGACACAGAGGAAATGGTATCCAACCAGAAATCACCATCGTCGGATTACAACGTAGTTAAGGCGCAATTACAAGAGCAAAAATTCCTGAAGAAGATGCTAATGGATCAGCAAAACTCAATGTCCTCCTCGTACAACATGGGCCAAGAAGTGGCGGCTGAGGCGGAGCCTAAGGAACAGAAGAAGATCGAGAAACAACTAAAAGATTTGATGGCAAGATTCGATAATCTTACGGAAAGCGCTGCTAAGAGAATGGAAGCACTCGAACAAGCGATGGGAGTAGCGAAACAGTTCCAGGATAAACTGATACCACTTCAAACTTGGCTGGACAAGACCGAAAAACGCGTGAGAGATATGGAGTTGGTTCCAACGGACGAGGAAAAAATCCAGCAACGCGTTACCGAACACGATGGTCTTCACGAGGATATTCTGTCAAAGAAACCTGAATTCAGTGAACTTACAGAGGTTGCTAGTCAACTAATGTCCCTGGTAGGCGAGGATGAAGCCGCTGCTTTGGCTGACAAACTTCAGGATGCGGCTGATAGATACGCTGCATTGGTCGAACGATCGGAATCTCTTGGTAACTTGCTTCAACGTTCGAGACAGGGTTTACGTCATCTGGTACTCAGCTATCAAGAACTTCAGGCTTGGATGGAGGGTATGGAAATCAGATTGTCGAAATACAGAGTGCTGGCCGTGCATACGGAGAAGCTTCTTCAACAAATGGAAGACCTAGCTGACTTGACCGAAGAGGTTTCGACTCGACAGACGGAAGTAGACAGTACCACCGATACTGGATTGGAATTAATGAAACACATCTCGAGCGACGAGGCGCTTCAATTGAAAGATAAACTCGATTCTTTGCAACGGCGATTTAATGATTTGGTTAGTCGAGGTTCCGACTTGCTGAAGCACGCGCAAGAGTCTCTTCCATTGGTGCAACAATTCCATGATAATCATAATCGTTTAATGGATTGGATGCAGGCTGCGGAATCGGCTCTGCAATCAGCCGAACCTCGCGAGGATGAAATTATTAGATTAGAAATGGAAATATCGGAATATAGACCAGTTCTAGACAAGATCAACGCCGTTGGGCCGCAGTTGTCTCAGTTATCTCCGGGTGAAGGGGCGGCGACTATCGAAGCTCTAGTCATCAGAGACAACAGGAGATTCGCCGCCATTGCCGAGCAGATTCAACGAAAGGCTGAGAGGCTTCAGCTGAGTAAGCAACGTTCGCTGGAAGTGATCGGTGATATCGACGATTTACTAGAATGGTTCCATGAAGTGGATAATCAATTGAGGGAAGCAGAACCACCGAGCAGCGAACCGGAAATCATCAGGGTACAATTGAAGGAGCATAAAGCCTTGAACGACGACATATCCAGTCAGAAAGGACGTGTTAGGGATGTTATATCCACGGCAAAGAAGGTGATCCGTGAAAATGGTCAATACGAGGACAAATCTACGATCAGAGAAAATATGGAGGACTTACGAGAAACCATGGAAATCGTATCCGGTCTTTCAATGGATAGACTCGGTGCTCTGGAACAAGCTTTGCCATTGGCTGAACATTTACGCGACACTCACATTGATTTAGTCAGCTGGTTAGAGGAGGCTGAACAACAAGTCGCAATGCTTCCTATGCCTGCTTTAAGACCCGATCTAATAGCCGCCCAACAGGACAAGAATGAGTTCCTCGTGCAGAGTATCAACGAACACAAACCTTTGGTCGAGAAGCTGAACAAAACTGGTGAAGCATTGTTGAAGCTGTGCAATGAAGAAGAAGGTATGAAAATACAGGACATATTGGAAGCAGACACTACTCGATATGCAGCCCTCAGAGCAGAACTTCGTGGTCGACAGCAGACTCTCGAACAAGCACTTCAGGAATCTTCTCAGTTCTCCGACAAGCTGGAAGGAATGCTGCGTGCTCTCTCATCAACTGCCGATCAAGTAAATGGCGCCGAACCGATCAGCGCTCATCCTGGTCGGTTAAGAGATCAGATGGAAGAGAATTCCGCTCTGGTCGACGAATTGGCTCAAAGATCCGAGGCCTATGCGGCTGTGAGGAGGGCCGCCGATGACGTGATCAGCAAGGCAGGTAATAGAGCTGATCCAGCCGTAAAGGACATCAAACGGAAGCTGGACAAATTGAACAAACTATGGAGCGACGTGCAAAAGTCGACGACCGACAGAGGTCAAACGTTAGACGAAGCTTTGGCGATCGCCGAAAAATTCTGGTCCGAGTTGAATGGCGTGATGTCGACTCTGCGAGAGCTTCAGGATGCTCTTGCTGGTCAGGCGCCACCAGCAGCTCAACCTGCTGCCATCCAACAGCAACAGGTTGCCTTGCAGGAGATTAGGCACGAAATCGACCAAACGAAACCAGATGTCGAGCAAGTACGAGCTTCTGGTCACGAGTTGATGGGTCTTTGCGGTGAGCCAGACAAACCAGATGTTAGAAAGCATATTGAAGATTTGGATCAAGCATGGGATAACGTGACTGCCCTATATGCCAGAAGAGAGGAAAATCTGATCGATGCTATGGAGAAGGCCATGGAGTTCCACGAGACCTTGCAAAATCTTTTGGAGTTCCTACAAGAAGCCGAGGACAAGTTCTCCAGTATGGGACTGCTAGGAAGCGACATCGACGAAGTTAAAAAACAGATCAAACAATTGGCCAATTTCAAAGCCGAAGTAGATCCTCACATGGTCAAGGTCGAAGCTCTAAACAG GAGTCTGATAAG ACAAGCTGCCGAACTGACAGAGAGAACGTCCTCGGAACAAGCTGCGGCCATCAAAGAACCGCTTGGTGCCGTTAACAGACGGTGGGACGGACTGCTTCGAGGTCTCGTGGAGAGGCAAAGACTCTTGGAGAACGCGTTACTACGTCTAGGGCAATTCCAGCACGCTCTAGACGAGTTGTTGGTATGGATCGAGAAGACGGACGACACTTTGGATAACTTGAAGGCCGTTGCCGGCGATCCTCAAGTGATCGAAGTGGAATTAGCTAAACTGAAAGTACTTGTGAATGATATTCAAGCCCATCAGACCAGCGTGGACACTCTGAACGACGCTGGAAGACAGTTAATAGAGGATGGAAAGGGAACAGCCGAAGCTTCGACGACTGCTGAGAAATTAGGCACTTTGAATCGTCGTTGGCGCGATTTGTTGCAACGTGCTGCTGATCGTCAACGAGAACTGGAAGATGCGCTTAGAGAAGCGCAAACCTTTACGGCGGAGATACAGGACCTTTTGTCTTGGCTGGGTGATGTGGACAATACCATAGTAGCTTCGAAACCTGTTGGAGGATTGCCGGAAACGGCTTCAGAACAGTTAGAACGCTTTATGGAAGTGTACAACGAATTGGAACAAAATCGTTTGAAAGTCGAATCGGTTCTTCAACAAGGACAAGCATACTTGAAGCGTGCCGATTCTACTAGTGCCGGTGGTCTGAATCACAACTTGAGGACTTTGAAACAACGATGGGATAATGTGACTGCTCGCGCAAGTGATAAAAAGATCAAGCTTGAGATCGCTCTGAAAGAGGCTACAGAGTTCCACGATGCACTCCAATCGTTTGTCGATTGGTTAACCAACGCGGAGAAGATTCTCACGAATCTGAAACCTGTGTCGAGGGTAATGGAAACTATACTCGGACAGATAGAGGAACACAAAGCGTTTCAGAAAGACGTTGGAGTTCATCGTGAGACTATGCTGAACCTCGATAAGAAGGGCACGCATTTGAAATACTTTTCACAGAAACAGGACGTGATTCTAATCAAAAACTTGTTGATAAGTGTGCAACACAGATGGGAAAGAGTAGTTTCGAAGTCTGCAGAGAGAACCAGGGCTCTTGATCACGGATACAAAGAGGCCAGAGAATTCCACGATGCTTGGTCCAATATAATGAACTGGCTCGACGAAACGGAGAAGACTTTGGACGAGGTTGCCAGTGATGGCGCCCTTGGAGGAAATGATCCAGAGAAGATCAAAGCTAGATTGAATAAGCACCGTGAATTGCAGAAAGCTCTCAGCGCCAAACAGGGTACCTATGACGCAACTATGAAGAATGGAAAATCATTAAAAGACAAAGCGCCTAAAAGCGACGAATTTGCTCTAAAAGAACTTTTGAATGAGTTGAAGAACAAGTGGACCACTGTTTGTGGTAAGTGCGTGGATAGACAGAGGAAGCTCGAGGAAGCATTGTTGTTCTCGGGACAATTCAAGGACGCTATTCAAGCGTTGCTGGAATGGCTTAGTAAGTCTGAGAAGCAGCTGGCGGACACCGGTCCACTTTATGGCGACCTTGATACTGTAATGAATTTGGTTGAACAACATAAGACCTTCGAGAAGGATCTCGAATCCAGAGTCTCTCAGATGGAATCTGTAATCAAAACGGGTCGCGAGCTTCTTGCTAAGGCGACACCTGATGATGCATCTGCTATAGGATCACAGCTTGCTGAAATAAATAATCTTTGGGACACGGTAACCAAGTTGTCCTCTGACAAGACTGAACGACTCCAAGAAGCCCTCAGAGAGGCTGAACGCCTTCACAAGGCAGTTCACGTACTTCTGGAGTGGCTGAGTGATGCTGAGATGAAGCTGAGATTCGCTGGACAGTTGCCGGAAGACGAACAGGAGAGCAGGAATCAGTTGATGGAACACGAAAAGTTCTTGCGTGAATTAAGCaccaaagaaattgaaaaagatcAAACATTGGAGCTGGCTCACGTGATTCTTGCAAAGGCACACCCTGACGGAGCTTTGGTTATCAAACACTGGATCACGATCATTCAGTCCAGATGGGAGGAGGTTTCCACCTGGGCCCAACAAAGGAATCAAAGATTGGAGAATCATATGCGAGGACTTCAG GACCTCGACAATCTTCTGGAAGAACTACTGTCATGGTTAGAAGGTTTGGAGAACACTCTCAACGCTCTCGAAGCTGAGCCTCTACCAGACGATAAAGCTACTTTAGAAATGCTGATTGTGGATCACAGAGAATTTATGGAGAACACCAGTCGAAGACAGAACGAAGTTGACCGCGTCTGCAAAGCCAGACAGATCAAATCTGCGAAAGATACGATGAAGATAACGAAGGCTAAGTCACCTGCTCCAAC CCGAGCCAGCCCAGGCCGTGAGAGAACGCCCGATTTGTTGCCGCACATCGGCCCACGGTTCCCACCCAAAGGAAG CAAAGGTGCCGAACCGGAGTTCCGTAGTCCCAGAGTAAAACTGCTGTGGGACAGGTGGAGACACGTTTGGATGTTGGCGTGGGAACGTCAACGTCGTTTACAGGATAAGTATAATTATATCCAAGAACTGGACCGTGTCGCAAACTTCAGCTGGGAGGATTGGCGCAAGAGA TTCCTGAAATTCATGAACCACAAAAAGTCCAGATTAACAGATCTCTTCAGGAAAATGGATAAGAATAACGACGGACTGATTCCACGGGAGGACTTCATTCAAGGAATCATGAACACCA AATTCGAGACTTCACGGTTAGAAATGGGAGCGGTCGCAGATTTGTTCGATCGCCACGGTGAAGGATTGATAGATTGGAAAGAATTCATCGCAGCTCTAAGACCAGACTGGGAGGAACGCAGAACCTATAACGACACTGACAAGATTCACGATGAAGTGAAACGATTGGTGATGCTTTGTACTTGTCGCCAGAAATTCCGTGTATTTCAAGTTGGCGAAGGAAAATATAGG TTTGGAGACAGTCAAAAGTTGCGGTTGGTTCGGATTCTACGATCGACCGTGATGGTACGAGTCGGTGGTGGATGGGTAGCATTGGACgaatttctattaaaaaatgATCCTTGCCGCG TTTTTCTAATGCCGATACCGGACCCTAACAAACCGGAACAACATGAGGGTTGGTGTCCGCTCG CCAAGGGAAGAACGAATATCGAGCTGCGAGAACAATTCATATTGGCGGATGGCGTCAGCCAGACAATGACGGCGTTCAGATCGAAACCGAGCCCAACCTCGACGCTGCAGCGTACGCCAATCTCATCCGCGAATGCCGGACCCATCACCAAG GTGAGAGAACGCAGCGCTCGCAGCGTTCCCATGGGACAGTCACGAGCATCGCGCTCTTCGTTGAGCGCTGGAACGCCGGACAGCCTAAGCGACAACGAGAGCTCCTTCAAGCTTGGCTCCGCCAGAAAAACAAGTACACCCTACAGAAGCTCTATGACACCGG GCGGTAGTCGACCATCGAGTAGACCAACCTCGAGACCAACGTCCAGACCAACCAGTAGACCCGGAAGTAGGCCCGCATCCAGGCAAGGAAGCAAACCACCGAGTCGCTATGGTTCCACACAGTCGTTGGATAGTACTG ATGATTCGACAAATGTGAGCCGCATTCCACGCAGAACGGCTGTGAGCACGACAGGCAATACTCCCACTTCTAGCAGACACAATAGCGTGTCAGGAAAGCGCTTATCGGTGAACGGTTCGAGCTCACGACCTCGAACGCCCACCGGCCTGGTTAGTCCTGCCAGTGGTGTTCCAGCGAG gTTTGGCACGATCCATAGAGCTTCGAGCATTCCAACCCTGACTGGTGTCGGCACACCGATCAG CCGTTCGAGGATCCCCGTATATGTGGGCACGGATATAAAATCCCCACAATCGACGACCAGCAATATTTCCACTCATTCTACGCAAAGCAACTACTCGACGGTTTCTACCGATTCTACCGG GAGCAGCTCGATGTGTACAAATTCAGCAACTAACACCTCGTCGGCCGTTAAGCGAGCTAG AACAAGGACACCGTCCAGTGGATCGAGCACGCCACTGCCGCCTTCTTTGAAGCTATCGAGGAAACCTTCTGGAGCATCGGATACGTCCGTATCGACCACACCGGCCACTAAACGAAAAGGCAAACC